The DNA segment taaattagcttaaatgctaacagtcatcatgctagcacttagcaagagagccttacgttaaaaaagtgcctgggttgtcctgtaacctccctaaatcatgccatgtgtgtattatactttagacatgagtaaattagcttaaatgctaacatgctaacggctaccctgctagcacctagcaagatggcctcaagtttagaaactacaaaggttgtcctataacctccctatatcatgccatgtgtgtatttgcctttaaatgtgagtaaattagcttaaatgctaacatgctaacagtcgtcatgttagcacctagcaagagagcctcaagtttagaaagtgccaaggttgtcctataacctccctacatcatgccatgtgtgtatttgcctttagacatgagtaaattagcttaaatgctaacggctaccctgcgagcacctagcaagatggcctcaagtttagaaactacaaaggttgtcctataacctccctatatcatgccatgtgtgtatttgcctttaaacgtgagtaaatgagctgaaatgctaacatgctaacagttatcatgctagcacctagcaagagagcctcaagtttagaaagtgccaaggttgtcctataacctcccgacatcatgccatgtgtctatttgcctttagaaatgagtaaattagctaaaatgctaacatgctaacagtcatcatgctagcacctagcaagagggcctcaagttttgaaagtgccaaggttgtcctataaccttcctacatcatgccatgtgtgtatttgcctttagacatgagtaaattagctaaaatgctaacatgctagcaattagcatttagccagagagagttcagacatttatctcaaaaatgagccatcaatcacgtttctacgtggccgtatggctgagctaaaaggctgtgaaaagtctgtaaattctcgttttctatgtgctgttctaaaaatagaacagcgtctccctaatctagtggcccattttttaacgttttcgttaatagcgtcgccatggttacacaaaactttccaaaaattaaataccactgtagtcccgagcgccacgtttccggcggtgtaacatgtgtgggggtccttcttgcggttttggccgcattacgcgcgtaGCCAGCccataataacaatatgggcttgctcagtaatgcaagccccatagacagcCCCAtagtctatggggcttgcattactgagcaagcccataataaaGTTGACACTCGTCTGTCTGATGTGGACATAAGCACTTGTTGGCAAAATTGTGGGAATAGACGTCCCACTGTATTTATGATACAAATGAGGCGTATTGATCCAAGTACCTGGTAGATGTGGTTGAGTTTGAAGTGTttgaggagcagcagcaggatgGCAGAGATGGCCTTCACAATGATCTCCTTGTGTCGATTGACATCAACACCCAGTTTCATGCTTTGCAACACCGTGGTCCTGTAGAgtacaaaacataatttaaaaaaatcctgcaTTGGAAGCGATAATGACAAGCAAAAAGATGCGTCACTCACGGCATCTCCTCCGGCAGCACGTCCGCCAAGATGTTGATGGAATCCGTCTTGGCTTTGGAGGTGGGAGCCGCCGCAAGGAGAATCTTCAACAGGGCGATCTGAAGTCCAACGAGACAATCACtgatttgattcatgttcatgttaaaggttaaataactgttaatagttatcctccctatccgtgtggaagtggttggaACATTTGGTTAgtagtgacatctagtggccagtgtTGACAGTTCATCAACATCTgttagttcaggggtctcaaacacgcggacactactttgaggcccccgccttgatatgaaagtttaatgttagtgcggcccgcgcaagtttgatatggatgctgtatggtatcatgtacccagaaaaaattattacgtttgattcatgttcatgttaaaggttaaataactgttaatagttatcctccctatccgtgtggaagtggtaagtttctggctatttaagttgaaaggaaataacttgaaggctaccgtttaggtcgctagctctctagtttgcgagttagcatgtgtctcaagaccctgcagttgcgcaatatgttgtaaataaaaagagtataaatgtgactatagttgtgttttgtcatgtctacagggctctaataatgctttgttcattttaatatgaaaaaaatcatttgtctacccaccaactatatgtggtttcttaagtttttattatttgctgttttattattattattattatatttattactgattgattttctttattcttgatttgtttatttatttatcatcttattttgtgcagaaaaataaaaattaagatatttgagaacagtggaatgttttatcagagcttttattgtagaaaatcggaaccaaagcactgaaaagtttgtatatttttctgtttttttttttggaaaacctgatgcagcccagccttgcccagaccctagctccagtggcccccaggtaaattgagtttgagacccctggtgtacaacCTGCATGTACATACATTTGGCTGCCCACCGTGAGAATACTAACCATGTACTGAGGTAACGTGGGCAGGATTCCCTGATAGAGCAACTCGGTGGCACACACCTCCACTTCTTCTTCACCCTAATAAGCGGCAagggcacacaaacacatgctcaCATGGCCCACCAAGAACATCTGGTACTGCAtttcaataatacagtaaacctcggatatatcggattcaattgttcccactggttttgtccgatataagcgaaatccgttatatgcgtataccggaaaatgtccgttttacgcccatatcggatttatatccggtttatgcgtgaatcggattttatccgttataaaaaggcacttccttgactatgtttccaatgtacctggacgcgcaggcaacgctgcaaacgctgcaaatgacgtcgtatagcggcctgtcacgattcggcgaatcggagcgccacgatgcggccatccgatatatgcgagggaaatttcatggaaatgcattggaacgggactggagattttgtccgaaataggcgaaatccgttataaaaaatccgatatatgcaatgaatttttattggaaatgcattacagaaaaatcggttctttttttatctgtccggtgtgagcgaatttccgatatatccgagtctgatatatccgaggtttactgtactcttATTATCCAATAGTGTCTAATAGATGCAACTCACCCCTGACAGAGGAGTTTTCTGAAACTCTTCCTCCTTTGTGATCTGAATCTCAGCTATGGAGACGTATTTATGCTGCAGAGAAGATGAAGTCCAATTCAGGAACGTTTGATGACGGAGTGTGTGGATAGTGACGCAATACCTGCTTTAGTGTCTTAATGCTCTCGTGAATGGGCCTGGGCAAGCCAACAACTGTGTCCGTGTCactgtgagacacacacacgaGGAAACACAgttaaataaatagtaatatataatactgATACTGTGTAGTCGCAATACAAATCAAAATGGTATCACCTTCCAAGTGTGTAGCCAATAAATTTACTTCTGCTCGACTCCAGGAAGTTTTCTATGTCCTTTTCCCTAAGAGACAAAAACAGATCAAAAACACAATCTTTGGACTTTCTCCTGAGACAGCGAGTATAAAGTACCTGACTTTCGGGGCCCACGGAAGCCCCTTGGGAAAGGACACCCTCTCCGATGGAGGGTGAGGAATAGGCGGAGGCATGACCTCGTCTCTTTCCAGCGGGAAAGTCTCTGCCTCGATTGAGTTGTCGTTGTCGTCGttatcctcctcatcctcgcgGGGGTCGTCTGCCTTGTAAGGGTCTTTTTCATTGAAGGCGTCCAGGTTGTCCTGCTTGATCAGCGCCTTGAGGAGAAAAATAGTTGAGTAAATAAGGtggccaaaatattagaaacaggtCTCACAGTGACGTGTGGACGGACGCTTCAATCGGTTCGCAAATCAAATCACATAACTTCCGATAAAACGTCCAAAACGTTTGTCTGCTTCATTGTTTATTATAAGTGCTTATTGTTTTTGCATGTCACAGACCAGATGTTCATCAAACGAAtgtgaatattaatataaatataaaacaactgaacacaaaatgcagtttttaaattaaactttcgATTATTAGGGTAGCAAAAAACACTTATAATTAAATCACCCTGCTATCTTAATAAACTGCAGggtttaaatacatgtattgtgttctttatgctatgatatgaaatacctaaaccaggggtgggcaaaattTTTGACTcgggggccgcattgatttaacaaaattcacggggggggggggggggggggggcatactatacattttacacgtaacagtccacctggaattatgaTCATGATCCCAGGttgcatattattaataataataatacactttatttgtatagcacttttcaaaatactcaaagacgctttacagaaaaatggacttgaataaaagcaagtaaacagagtaaaagatacattaaaatacaacattcattcgtttatactgcagttaaaacatgggtaaaagtggggcacagcagtcaagtataaaagttcattcattcattcattttctaccgcttttcctcacaagggtcgcggggggtgctggagcctatcccagctgtcttcttcgggcgagaggcagggtacaccctggactggtggccagccaatcacagggcacatatagacaaacaaccattcacactcacattcatacctatggacaatttggagcctagcatgttttttggaatgtgggaggaaaccggagtacccggagaaaacccacgcatgcacggggagaacacgcaaactccacacagagatggccgagggtggaattgaaccctggtctcctagctgtgaggtctgcacgctaaccacacgaccctgTGCCGccagtataaaaagttagacattaaaaacagatttaaagaggtgggtttttagttgtttttttgaaactgggaaggtcagggcaaacaCGCagcgaatggggcaaagagttccagtagggtgggggcagcaatggagaaggcCCTGTCACCccattaagtttaaatgaaatactttggaaagaacgggcgggccgtattctaacacttggcgggccggatgtgggcccccgggccgtagtttgcccacccctgacctagacgCATTAGGTGAATTTGCAAAGTATCGATATCGCCGATACAATCTCAGTATAAAGACCGAAATCAGTGGTATCGCATAATACAAACCAATACACCAATACACCAATacatatgcgagggaaatttcatggaaatgcattggaacgggactggagattttgtccgaaataggcaaaatccgttataaaaaatccgatatatgcaatgaatttttattggaaatgcattacagaaaaatcggttcttttttatctgtccgttgtgagcgaatttccgatatatccgagtccgatatatccgaggtttactgtatcttagTAGAATTTGCACTCATGAGATTGTACCTAATGAGTAGCTGACTTTCTGCAACATACGTACTTTGTGTTCACGCCGTGCACGTTTTTGCTGCTGCTCGATGAGGTCAGACGCCGACGCAGGCGGGGAAGCGGCTCTCATGCTGCGCACGACCCGAATACTGTCCTCCGGCAGAGGTGGAAGACCCAGGTTCTCACGTTTGTGGACCTTTATGCTCAGCAGCTGCTCGAAGCCTCCGAGTGTGAACTGAATGAAGACACGAGGATGTGACGGTCATCACAATCACAAAGGACGTAGATTACGACTATTGACAAGTTAACTGTAGCGGACGGTTCTATTCCTTACCAGTATGCTCTTCCACAGAAGCAGCAACACCTTCTTCATTGGGAAGTGGGGTGCGTGGCCACTGCAGAACTTTGTCACCATCCCGAAGAGCATAACCGCGATGGGCTCGTTGTTGAAGAGCGGGGAACCTGCATGAACAAAGATGGAAGGACCACGGTTGGACCCCACTGCAGGCACCATAACAGACCGAATGCTGCCACTAAACCCACCCAGTTCCACTCTGAAGGTTTCTCTGATGACTCTCCATTCAGGCAAGTCGGCGGGGTCCTCTTGCTGGATGGTTTCCACCATCAGGTACATGATGTTGATCAGCACCCTGAGATCTGTGCTGTCGGCGAGGGAGATGGCTGGTTTTCGAACCGCGCTGCTGCACGCGGCGCTGTTGCTAAGGGGAGAAAGACGAAAGTGagtatgaaagtttaacgttagtgcgccccgcgcaagtttgatatggatgctgtatggtatcatgtacccagaaaaaattattacgtttgattcatgttcataaataactgttaataatagttatcctccctatccgtgtggaagtggtaagtttttggctatttcagttgaaaggaaataaacttgaaggctaccgtttaggtcgctagcgctctagtttgcgagtcagcatgtgtctcaagaccaggggtctcaaacacgtggcccgcgggccaaatgtggcccgcaggacactactttgaggcccccgcctcgatatgaaagtttaatgttagtgcggcccgcgcaagtttgatatggatgctgtatggtatcatgtacccagaaaaaattattaagtttgattcatgttcatgttaaaggttaaataactgttaatagttatcctccctatccgtgtggaagtggtaagttttgggctatttaagttgaaaggaaataacttgaaggctaccgtttaggtcgctagctctctagtttgcgagttagcatgtgtctcaagaccctgcagttgcgcaatatgttgtaaataaaaagagtataaatgtgattatagtcgtgttttgtcatgtctacagggctctaataatgctttgttcattttaatgtgaaaaaaatcatttgtctacccaccaactatatgtgctttcttaagtttttattattattattaaatttattattactgattgattgattttctttattcttgatttgtttatttattttgcatatgtgggttttctccgggtactccggtttcctcccacattccaaaaacatgctaggttaattagcaactccaaattgtccatagatatgaatgtgagtgtgaatggttgtttgtctatatgtgccctgtgattggctggcgaccagtccagggtgtacccagcctctcgcctaaagacagctgggataggctccagcaccccccgcgaccctcgtgaggaaaagcggtagaaaatgaatgaatgaatgtatgagaaAACCAATGGAAGACCTACTCGATTTCCATATTGAGCAGTTCCACCAGAGCCGAAAAGGTCCCAACTTCCAGCAGCAGGAAGGTGTTGTATCTCATCCAGTGCTGCACTTCAGCCTCAGAGCTGCACTCGCCAAACGTCCCTACGCGGTAACAAAAACAATCagtacaccactatgtacatctgtgtaatacttgctttttatagtcagtatagttactccagaccccattcattgtgcaatatctgatctgcaatattaaggctctaaatgcaatatactaagttctatgtgaagtatttccataatgcctcatattaactctctaacaagatctcagtgtatagactggtcatatatctcatctcgtttcatattatctacatactgtattgtatataactctgggaaaaactgttgattttgttaatacttgggttgtttatattgtttatttttctatattgtgtattttgtactgcttaactgactctgtactcttgctgatgtgcaatacaaatttccccactgaatCTTATCTTAATCTTATCTTATTAACATAAACCGCATCTTTAAACTCAGGCTTCAGGATCACGTCATCCTTCAGCGAAGGAAAGGGGTACAAGTCAACTGACCCTGAACCATGTAGAGAATGGCTCGAGCCACCTTCAGTCTCTTGTCACGTGCGGTCACCTCCAAACCGTCCAGCAGCCGCATGGCGTGAGCCCTGTGGCGAGGCGCATCAAGCTCGGTCCACTTCTTATCAGACACTGATGAACCAAATGCAGAAGATTGGAGCATgtttagttctttttttttttaaacattaatatacatatgtgtgtggcGTACAAACCATGTGGTCTGAATTCCTCCTCAAAGCATTTCCTGTTGAGGGGAAACTCTGGTCCTTCAGTGTAACTGTAGAGCTCTGCAACAACGATTTAAAAATCAGTGCTGACACAAGTACagtagataataataataataatagtgttttgtttttatctttttagtcatattttttgctattggtcttcagtttttaactccagtgttatgttttatcttttagtccaggggtgctcattaagtcgatcacgatctaccggtcgatcgcggcgtgacattaaaaaaatatcatcccagcatcaatgccgtcacttgattgacatacagggcagccattcagatgacaactgaatgttgcccttcgggcgaccaatcaaatcaaacaacgtctctaagtgcagcagaacttacgatgtcagcctatcatccatccccgttacttgattgacatacaggacaaccagtcagatgacaactgaattttgaactttaggtcaccgctcatgcgtaaacaacgatgcaaagtgctaagctagtcggcgaattgcgttaggttttaagccctcgctaaagtttatggtcactaaaatgagtgaaggagctggaccaagtaaaaaggcaaaaactggaccaagtaaaaaggcaaaaaacatatcacttccatacggatatggaatattatacggatattatgatatggatattatccatgactgataaacatttggaagtgtgcttgaggctggctatcagcagctactgtccggactatgcatccctggctggttcaattcagtgcaagtcatcaaagtaaactcaggtaattacaaaaaatgttaatagttaattatgcgtgttttgcaatattggctcatttggttatgtaaggtacatcaacatacattgtacgtacaaataatcctcaatacatttgaaaataagtaaatgttttgcatttttgtagtgggtagatcattttgactcggtcattttaaaagtagctcgcatgctgaaaaagtgtgagcacccctgttttagtCCTATTTAGTGTTTCAtcggggggggtcctccacactgggggctgttcgggtatgctgagagggtgccatccttgggtcccttcgacacggccggctcggggttcctccctttaatgtgggggtccgcccgtttAATGGAGTCGGGGGGcaccgggtgctggtcctccgatggcacgggcctgcagctcctcccagtgtggacggccccaaaggtggcgtttccttgttcctcagtaccatgccatgtctccctactgtgtgtgtgtgtgggggtctagtatggaggggatttctttttgcttcattgttttcctttttaattgtggaaattgttttaactctggaaagcactttgtgttgcatctccttgcaggaaaagtgctatacaaataaagttgatttgatttgaataaaGGACTTACCCGACAGTTCTGCAGCCCACTTGTCCGTGTCCGCATATTCAAACTCAAGGTCTGGAGACTCAGAAAGGCCCTACAAGGCACATTTACAACATCAATGTTGTGTTCACACTAATGTATGCAGCATGGTTGATGAGCATCAAAATAATAACAGAATAACGACATACAGTaaatctcggatatatcggaaattcgctcacaacgacagataaaaaagaaccgatttttctgtaatgcatttccaataaaaattcattgcatatatcggattttttataacggatttcgcagATGTTAATAAACTTGAattttattgggtaatattagtgtaaagattactataggggtgttatttcatgtctagagggctctaagaatATTAAAAACCAGGTTGTTTTTGCTGTAaatatcacagtcgggtctggaaccaattaaccacagtaaacaagggattactttatttatttatttattattgtaataatatttttagttattattatttatgcattatattcttattactttttaattattattattaagtattactattagtatttttaaaaataaaaaaaatcactgtttTTTCAAGCCTTAAAAACTGTAGCTGGACATAGAAACCtttgcatttattaatttatgaaatgttaataattattgggtaatattagtgtaaagattactataggggtgttatttcatgtctagagggctctgatattaaaaacaggtagtttttgttctttttttttcattattttttaatagacGTGTCTGCGCCTACTTCACATTGACGTTTATGCGCTTTTGTCCCTGCCGGCCACCGTAAAGTGAACAAAACTATGACATCATGTATACAAATGAAATCAAAGACAATGTTAATATGGTAGAAAGTGACTAACACATTCTAGTTGGTACAACGAAGCAACTATAATTAAGcgtataatttatttattatcatttatttaaagTGGATACCTTCAACAGGTAGAGAGCTTCAACTAGCAAGCTCGCTAGCTAGTAGCGTCATGCTAGCCTATGCTAAGAAAGGTATATAAAACTGGTATGTTTCACTGTTGAAGTGACAGTGAAACATCAACTGCAACACTAATAGAGAaccgtgtttaaaaaaaagcgtTGGCACttaaattgtgtttaaaaagtgtcaaaaatgcCACTTCACTGTAACCGAGCTAGCTAACTGTGGTGTATAGCGGCGACAAAATGGCCTACCCCCGTTTGTTGTCTGCTGCGAAAAATATGTCATAAACTATAATGTAATTTTCACAAATGTGTATGTACTTACCTCTGAATCCTTCCTCTGGTTGCGAGTGAATTCCCCTCGGCTCTTGTTCGGCACCATCGCTCTCTGTTTGTTGTTTACAGCTAGCCCACCGCCGTTTCCACCgacctccattttttttggtgaggGAGGGCTAAATCTCATCTCGCGAGATGAGATTATGTTTACGATACTACACAATGCCATTtacattgatatttttttatatttatgctttattttgtttttatatacacaaatatggaaaagatacaataatactttattacaataattagtattaaGTGTTTTTGGCTATAgtgggatcaaatacttatttccttcaatgaaataaaactgaattaaaatatattctttgaagttattttctggatttttttttttatattttgtctcTCCATGTTAGAATACCTTTACAATTAAAAGGTAtggaacaggggtctcaaactcaatttatttgggagccactggagctagggtcttggtgggactgggccgcattaggttttccaaaaaaaaaaaaaaaacgcatttattaaaaacagaaaaatgaataaactttgctttggttctgattttctacaataaaagctctgataaaacattccactgttctcaaatatcttaatttttatttttctacacaaaataagatgaaaaataaataaatcaagaataaagaaaatcaattagtaataaataaatataataataataataaaaacttaagaaagcacatatagttggtgggtagacaaatgatttttttcagattaaaatgaacaaagcattattagagccctgtagacatgacaaaacacgactatagtcacatttatactctttttatttacaacatattgcgcaactgcagggtcttgagacacatgctaactcgcaaactagagagctagcgacctaaacggtagccttcaagttatttcctttcaacttcaatagcaaaaaacttaccacttccacacggatagggaggataactattaacagttatttaacctttaacatg comes from the Doryrhamphus excisus isolate RoL2022-K1 chromosome 18, RoL_Dexc_1.0, whole genome shotgun sequence genome and includes:
- the strip1 gene encoding striatin-interacting protein 1 homolog; this translates as MRFSPPSPKKMEVGGNGGGLAVNNKQRAMVPNKSRGEFTRNQRKDSEGLSESPDLEFEYADTDKWAAELSELYSYTEGPEFPLNRKCFEEEFRPHVSDKKWTELDAPRHRAHAMRLLDGLEVTARDKRLKVARAILYMVQGTFGECSSEAEVQHWMRYNTFLLLEVGTFSALVELLNMEIDNSAACSSAVRKPAISLADSTDLRVLINIMYLMVETIQQEDPADLPEWRVIRETFRVELGSPLFNNEPIAVMLFGMVTKFCSGHAPHFPMKKVLLLLWKSILFTLGGFEQLLSIKVHKRENLGLPPLPEDSIRVVRSMRAASPPASASDLIEQQQKRARREHKALIKQDNLDAFNEKDPYKADDPREDEEDNDDNDNSIEAETFPLERDEVMPPPIPHPPSERVSFPKGLPWAPKVREKDIENFLESSRSKFIGYTLGSDTDTVVGLPRPIHESIKTLKQHKYVSIAEIQITKEEEFQKTPLSGGEEEVEVCATELLYQGILPTLPQYMIALLKILLAAAPTSKAKTDSINILADVLPEEMPTTVLQSMKLGVDVNRHKEIIVKAISAILLLLLKHFKLNHIYQFEYMAQHLVFANCIPLILKFFNQNIMSYITAKNSISVLDFPYCVVHELPELTAESLEAGDNNQFCWRNLFSCINLLRILNKLTKWKHSRTMMLVVFKSAPILKRALKVKQAMMQLYVLKLLKVQTKYLGRQWRKSNMKTMSAIYQKVRHRLNDDWAYGNDLDARPWDFQAEECALRANIERFNSRRYDKTHNNPDFLPVDNCLQSVLGQRVELPEDFQMNYDLWLEREVFSKPISWEELLQ